The Macrobrachium rosenbergii isolate ZJJX-2024 chromosome 18, ASM4041242v1, whole genome shotgun sequence genome has a window encoding:
- the LOC136847980 gene encoding trypsin-like, translating to MAEIGFKICLLVLLAATTVLSATVPASSNTPPPPMVNKDDFNVYVPPRLGSGPNIIPCNSWVWLTAGKSVTFQSPNYPNRYYGWNSCRWLFAGVGTDVNIQINCQVFDIRQSGSWNSCPNFFSDAMHIYSTFYTVESFCGNNGPRNYLSKYYWAYVLFRPSFFSTDFTYTGFTCTAAAVVPTTTVPPATTPPTTTTTTASTPTTTSPTTTSITTTPEPCKCGQKGLPDGTRIVGGEDAGRHEFPWQAGLALKSDRTQIICGAVILSNMHVLTAAHCVQNTNIQSQFEVVLGEHDRSTSGETTQTIYRDISTVINHPSYDSVSQDNDIAILQLASPIDLDASDAIKPICLPDPTNFYENVLATVTGWGLLSDTGNQPNILQQVNVTTMTNAACEAQYTNQNRPITANMICAADTGKDSCQGDSGGPLVVREGDHYELVGIVSFGILCANPLFAGVYTRVGNYVDWINSNIASAETCEE from the exons ATGGCTGAAATAGGATTCAAGATCTGTTTGTTGGTACTACTTGCTGCAACAACG GTACTTTCAGCGACCGTCCCGGCTTCTTCTAATACTCCACCACCACCGATGGTCAATAAAGATGACTTCAATGTTTATGTACCTCCACGCCTCGGGTCTG GTCCGAACATCATACCGTGCAACTCGTGGGTGTGGCTCACTGCTGGAAAATCCGTCACCTTCCAGTCACCAAATTATCCGAATCGATACTATGGTTGGAATTCTTGCAGGTGGCTCTTCGCT GGCGTTGGAACTGACGTGAACATACAGATCAATTGCCAAGTATTTGACATTAGACAGTCCGGCAGTTGGAACAGCTGCCCAAATTTCTTCTCAGATGCCATGCATATCTATTCTACGTTTTACACAGTTGAGAG CTTTTGCGGAAACAACGGTCCCAGGAACTACCTTTCCAAGTACTACTGGGCCTACGTCTTGTTCAGACCTTCCTTCTTCTCGACTGATTTTACTTATACTGGATTTACCTGTACCGCCGCGGCCGTTGTGCCAACAACCACGGTACCCCCAGCTACAACTCctcctacaacaacaacaacaactgcaagCACCCCGACGACTACTTCACCCACTACGACGTCAATTACTACAACTCCAGAACCTTGCA AATGTGGACAAAAAGGCTTACCTGACGGCACACGAATTGTTGGTGGAGAGGACGCAGGTCGCCACGAATTCCCATGGCAAGCTGGGCTGGCTCTGAAAAGCGACAGAACTCAG attaTCTGTGGTGCTGTTATCCTCAGTAATATGCACGTTCTTACAGCTGCACACTGTGTCCAAAATAC CAACATACAGTCTCAATTCGAAGTCGTTCTGGGTGAACACGACAGATCGACATCTGGAGAAACAACACAGACCATTTACAGAGATATCTCTACAGTGATCAACCACCCCAGCTACGACTCTGTGTCGCAGGACAACGACATAGCCATCCTTCAACTAGCCAGTCCCATCGACCTTGATGCCTCGGACGCCATTAAACCTATTTGTTTGCCGGATCCAACTAACTTCTACGAAAACGTCCTTGCAACTGTGACTGG ATGGGGTCTGCTCAGCGATACCGGCAATCAGCCAAATATCTTGCAACAAGTGAATGTCACCACAATGACTAACGCCGCCTGTGAAGCGCA ATATACAAACCAAAACCGACCAATCACTGCCAACATGATATGCGCCGCTGACACCGGGAAGGATTCTTGTCAG GGAGACAGCGGAGGACCCCTGGTCGTCCGGGAGGGGGACCACTACGAATTGGTTGGCATTGTCTCCTTCGGGATCCTATGCGCCAATCCCTTGTTTGCAGGAGTCTACACCAGAGTAGGAA ATTACGTCGACTGGATAAACAGCAACATAGCAAGTGCCGAGACTTGTGAGGAATAA